One Actinoplanes missouriensis 431 DNA segment encodes these proteins:
- a CDS encoding tetratricopeptide repeat protein: protein MEQREDGGADAALGQRDNPEPDRGLLMSFEDDEYWADEYDEYSFMPQSAVVQEKHYARRTAPDPVIPTRRTRGDGEAPSARRAAFDEQRPSWLDDPDFEPIDTSKPNLAGNDFDDVDFNRPELGVDFDKPDFPIQDPDARPDLRRGTPGGRERRPGPAARPDGSWDSWEDPDRRVPPNGRTIELRSDEYWEDERRRDAGRDIVDFDAARRRVRDGDHRGARRAPGSYDDIDGYGRRAGRYEQDDRRGRSGPDADGRRRVAAHDERFDGPVRGSEGPGRGPVRGSDGPVRGSDGPVRGSERDFEWQGGERGDGRGRGSAWEDGERLDGRGRAWDDADFGPIRPAGGRRPRRDEPVESRGSGPIRRDDAGESRGAAPGRRDEAAVAGRAQVPDHELYRSEPAPYESREPADGRIPAPAEGRAAVPAEGRAQVPATDGGELFEGPTIGVRRPDGVRGDGHEAEVPRPERDGVGTSGSPREESRAGHAREESRAGEDGRAGAGREDVRAEEVREESWAGPVRAERGPEGNGEADSRGPGSAGTGSGATGSGATGSGATGSGEATGASGSGREDDDGTGPRVLRRAAMPVPPKVLSRATPPPAPRVIKADPPVTPRVVAAPEPVPAAHGRPTVPAQPGPAQPGPTQSGSAQPGPTQSGSAQPGPAQPTSSPHQPWPQPRPDASAGTSYSSDLSGWERPVSPAGPDAQAVPSSPAGPSFPQAAAFQGGPAVPAHPAGPAVPAAPSAAGRPTVPAPFGGGEMDVPQQRSRKSPRTAHVVLSAGDGPWSIVPDEAHQPPAGSRPVSPAGWDRPQDATVPAAATAWPPPVRQPAEPSPAVPGHAAPNPAAPGQAVPGHAAPGQAVPGHAAPGHAAPGHSVPGHGAPAQAAGQPGSGAPAGGARQPAAATAWPPAARPAPSQVPVAPQVPVVPQVPTQAVPKQPEVVRQEPAQTARSQPVVQPPPPGWQPPADPAAAGGEARAAEGPTVPLGDRRIAVPVQPGPRDHGRNGTGHGDGQDGGTGDGRTGLGDAARGDAGHGGTGPGDARHGGTGLGDAGHGGSGRGEARPGGTGEQARAAADSGATGAAPADAGGTAGRAGGDGSGAPAVPGKGEGPGNAWTSPPGSTTTEAEGADAPYMDADGTWHNLKPIAKLELSGPDTEPRRYADTAFGGGWFASRTGAAPEADKKPQADKKPETNKKPETDKKPETDKKPETDDKPEADREDDKVEGARHLPLTAADLSAIRWRLDGATLREVVDNRDALRELGERLDGPLADEADNIVKAGLLSVRAEVYRLLGELGMAAAASRLALAHAESAQDLQSIVIAQAELAHVLRLRGDFIEADRLFQRALEADVPAAVRSVVHENAGRCCFDQGRQMEALDHFARAVRLGAPEDTDLVERIGVCLESVYIHVLRDGWGPYPRGGGEIQGVVRKPGALDETTAEQEVVTPR from the coding sequence GTGGAACAGCGTGAGGACGGTGGCGCGGATGCGGCATTGGGGCAGCGGGACAACCCCGAGCCGGATCGGGGCCTCCTCATGAGCTTCGAAGACGACGAATACTGGGCGGACGAGTACGACGAGTACTCCTTCATGCCGCAGTCCGCGGTGGTCCAGGAGAAGCACTACGCCCGGCGTACCGCGCCGGACCCGGTCATCCCGACCCGGCGCACCCGCGGTGACGGCGAGGCGCCGTCGGCTCGCCGCGCCGCCTTCGACGAGCAGCGCCCCAGCTGGCTGGACGATCCCGACTTCGAGCCGATCGACACCTCCAAGCCGAACCTGGCCGGCAACGACTTCGACGACGTGGACTTCAACCGTCCCGAACTCGGCGTCGACTTCGACAAACCCGACTTCCCGATCCAGGACCCGGACGCCCGGCCCGACCTGCGGCGCGGCACGCCCGGCGGCCGCGAGCGCCGGCCCGGTCCGGCGGCCCGGCCCGACGGATCCTGGGACAGCTGGGAGGACCCGGACCGGCGCGTGCCCCCGAACGGCCGCACCATCGAGCTGCGCTCCGACGAATACTGGGAGGACGAGCGCCGCCGCGACGCCGGACGCGACATCGTCGACTTCGACGCCGCGCGACGCCGGGTCCGCGACGGAGACCACCGCGGGGCGCGTCGCGCTCCCGGGTCCTACGACGACATCGACGGGTACGGGCGCCGGGCCGGCCGCTACGAGCAGGACGACCGCCGCGGCCGGAGCGGACCGGACGCCGACGGTCGCCGCCGGGTCGCCGCCCATGACGAGCGCTTCGACGGTCCTGTTCGCGGTTCCGAGGGGCCGGGCCGCGGTCCGGTTCGGGGGTCGGACGGTCCGGTTCGGGGGTCGGACGGTCCGGTTCGTGGCTCGGAGCGGGACTTCGAGTGGCAGGGCGGTGAGCGGGGCGACGGGCGTGGCCGTGGTTCCGCGTGGGAGGACGGCGAGCGGCTCGACGGGCGTGGCCGTGCCTGGGACGACGCGGACTTCGGGCCGATCCGGCCGGCCGGTGGACGCCGGCCCCGCCGGGACGAGCCGGTGGAGAGCCGCGGGTCCGGGCCGATCCGCCGGGACGACGCCGGGGAGAGCCGGGGCGCTGCGCCGGGCCGGCGGGACGAGGCTGCGGTGGCCGGGCGGGCGCAGGTGCCGGACCATGAGCTGTACCGGTCGGAGCCTGCCCCCTATGAGTCGCGGGAGCCGGCTGACGGGCGGATCCCGGCGCCTGCCGAGGGACGTGCCGCGGTTCCGGCCGAGGGGCGGGCGCAGGTGCCGGCGACGGACGGGGGCGAGCTCTTCGAAGGGCCGACCATCGGGGTCCGGCGGCCGGACGGTGTGCGCGGAGACGGTCACGAGGCGGAGGTTCCCCGGCCGGAGCGGGACGGCGTGGGGACTTCGGGTTCGCCGCGTGAGGAGTCGCGGGCCGGGCACGCACGTGAGGAGTCGCGGGCCGGCGAGGACGGCCGGGCCGGGGCGGGTCGTGAGGATGTCCGGGCTGAGGAGGTTCGCGAGGAGTCGTGGGCCGGGCCGGTTCGGGCGGAGCGCGGGCCGGAGGGTAACGGCGAGGCTGATTCCCGCGGGCCTGGATCGGCTGGGACCGGCTCCGGTGCAACCGGCTCCGGTGCGACCGGCTCCGGTGCGACCGGCTCCGGTGAGGCCACGGGGGCTTCCGGCAGTGGCCGGGAGGACGACGACGGTACTGGGCCGCGGGTTCTGCGGCGGGCGGCGATGCCCGTACCCCCGAAGGTTCTGAGCCGGGCCACTCCCCCGCCGGCGCCTCGCGTGATCAAGGCGGACCCGCCGGTCACGCCGCGGGTCGTGGCCGCGCCCGAGCCGGTGCCCGCCGCCCATGGGCGCCCCACCGTTCCCGCACAGCCCGGGCCGGCACAGCCCGGACCGACGCAGTCGGGCTCGGCACAACCCGGACCGACGCAGTCGGGCTCGGCACAACCCGGACCGGCACAGCCGACATCGTCACCGCACCAGCCATGGCCGCAGCCGCGGCCTGACGCGTCGGCCGGGACGTCTTATTCATCGGATTTGTCCGGGTGGGAGCGGCCGGTATCGCCGGCCGGGCCGGATGCTCAAGCGGTTCCCTCCTCGCCGGCTGGGCCGTCGTTTCCGCAGGCAGCGGCTTTCCAGGGTGGGCCGGCTGTGCCGGCTCACCCGGCCGGTCCGGCCGTCCCGGCGGCACCGTCCGCTGCCGGGCGGCCGACCGTCCCGGCGCCCTTCGGGGGCGGGGAGATGGATGTGCCGCAGCAGCGTTCGCGGAAGTCGCCGCGGACCGCGCATGTGGTCCTCTCCGCAGGGGACGGTCCGTGGTCGATCGTTCCGGATGAGGCGCACCAGCCGCCTGCCGGGTCGCGGCCGGTGTCGCCTGCGGGCTGGGACCGTCCGCAGGACGCAACCGTGCCGGCGGCGGCGACCGCGTGGCCGCCGCCGGTCCGCCAGCCCGCCGAGCCGAGTCCGGCCGTGCCGGGTCACGCCGCGCCCAATCCGGCCGCGCCGGGTCAGGCCGTGCCGGGTCACGCTGCACCGGGTCAGGCCGTGCCGGGTCACGCTGCGCCGGGTCACGCTGCGCCGGGTCATAGTGTGCCTGGGCACGGCGCGCCAGCGCAGGCTGCGGGCCAGCCGGGATCCGGGGCTCCTGCGGGTGGGGCCCGGCAGCCCGCTGCGGCCACGGCATGGCCGCCCGCTGCACGGCCGGCACCCTCGCAGGTGCCGGTGGCGCCGCAGGTGCCGGTGGTGCCGCAGGTGCCGACGCAGGCGGTACCCAAGCAACCGGAGGTCGTGCGGCAGGAGCCTGCGCAGACGGCTCGTTCGCAGCCGGTGGTGCAGCCCCCGCCTCCCGGGTGGCAGCCGCCCGCCGATCCGGCTGCGGCCGGTGGGGAGGCTCGGGCTGCGGAAGGGCCCACGGTTCCGCTCGGGGATCGGCGGATCGCGGTTCCGGTGCAGCCCGGGCCGCGTGACCACGGGCGGAACGGGACCGGGCACGGTGACGGCCAGGACGGCGGCACCGGAGATGGGCGCACCGGACTGGGCGATGCCGCGCGCGGCGACGCCGGGCACGGCGGCACGGGACCGGGCGACGCCAGGCACGGCGGCACGGGACTGGGCGACGCCGGGCACGGTGGGAGTGGGCGCGGCGAGGCTCGACCTGGTGGGACGGGCGAACAGGCTCGGGCGGCTGCGGACTCCGGGGCGACGGGGGCGGCTCCGGCCGATGCGGGCGGGACGGCGGGGAGGGCCGGCGGCGACGGGAGTGGGGCTCCGGCCGTACCGGGCAAGGGGGAAGGACCGGGCAATGCCTGGACCTCGCCGCCCGGCTCGACCACGACGGAGGCCGAGGGGGCGGACGCGCCCTACATGGACGCGGACGGGACCTGGCACAACCTCAAGCCGATCGCGAAGCTGGAGCTGAGCGGGCCGGACACCGAGCCCCGGCGCTATGCGGACACCGCGTTCGGAGGTGGGTGGTTCGCGAGCAGGACGGGTGCCGCCCCGGAAGCGGACAAGAAACCGCAAGCGGACAAGAAGCCAGAAACGAACAAGAAGCCGGAAACGGATAAGAAGCCGGAAACGGATAAGAAGCCGGAAACGGACGACAAGCCGGAAGCGGACAGGGAAGACGACAAGGTCGAAGGGGCTCGGCATCTGCCGCTCACCGCCGCTGACCTGTCAGCGATCCGGTGGCGGCTGGACGGGGCGACGCTGCGGGAGGTCGTCGACAACCGGGACGCGCTGCGGGAGCTCGGGGAACGGCTCGACGGGCCGCTCGCCGACGAGGCCGACAACATCGTCAAGGCGGGGCTGCTCAGTGTGCGGGCCGAGGTGTACCGGCTCCTCGGCGAGCTGGGGATGGCCGCGGCGGCGAGCCGGCTGGCGCTGGCGCACGCGGAGTCGGCGCAGGACCTGCAGTCGATCGTGATCGCGCAGGCGGAGCTGGCGCACGTGCTGCGGCTGCGCGGGGACTTCATCGAGGCGGACCGGCTCTTCCAGCGGGCCCTCGAGGCCGACGTGCCGGCCGCGGTGCGCAGCGTGGTGCACGAGAACGCCGGGCGGTGCTGCTTCGACCAGGGGCGGCAGATGGAGGCGCTCGACCACTTCGCCCGGGCGGTACGGCTCGGCGCGCCGGAGGACACCGATCTGGTGGAGCGGATCGGGGTGTGCCTCGAGTCGGTCTACATCCACGTGCTGCGGGACGGGTGGGGCCCGTACCCGCGGGGTGGCGGTGAGATCCAGGGTGTGGTCCGCAAGCCGGGGGCACTCGACGAGACGACCGCCGAGCAGGAGGTCGTCACGCCGCGGTGA
- a CDS encoding pirin family protein encodes MSTEIVPSNVLLPGHDVPLGRYTTVRRLLPHRERRMVGAWCFVDHFGPDDVRGRPGMQVPPHPHTGLQTVTWLVDGIIEHRDSLGSHQLIAPGQLNLMTSGHGIAHSEYTPPDHPDGMHGLQLWLALPDAARGGPPGFEHHADLPSYRAGDAGVTVVIGRLGELSSPATAHSPLVGAEILFAGAGRATLPLEPGFEHGILVMSGDAAVEGTPLTPGSLLYLGDGRDSVTVDGGGAARVFLLGGEPFEEPLVMWWNFVGRSHEDIVRAREQWMAGERFGTVGGCEAAPLPAPELPTVRLKARDRHGRTR; translated from the coding sequence ATGAGCACCGAGATCGTGCCGAGCAACGTGCTGCTGCCCGGCCATGACGTGCCGCTCGGGCGGTACACGACCGTGCGCCGCCTGTTGCCGCACCGGGAGCGGCGGATGGTCGGCGCCTGGTGCTTCGTCGACCACTTCGGGCCGGACGACGTGCGCGGGCGGCCCGGCATGCAGGTGCCGCCGCACCCGCACACCGGGCTGCAGACCGTGACGTGGCTGGTGGACGGAATCATCGAACACCGGGACAGCCTCGGCAGCCACCAGCTGATCGCGCCGGGGCAGCTCAACCTGATGACCTCCGGGCACGGGATCGCGCACTCGGAGTACACGCCGCCGGACCACCCCGACGGCATGCACGGGCTCCAGCTCTGGCTGGCGCTGCCGGACGCGGCGCGCGGCGGGCCGCCCGGGTTCGAGCATCACGCGGACCTGCCGTCGTACCGGGCGGGCGACGCCGGCGTGACAGTCGTGATCGGACGTCTCGGGGAGCTGTCGTCGCCGGCGACCGCGCACTCCCCGCTGGTCGGCGCGGAGATCCTCTTCGCCGGCGCCGGCCGGGCCACGCTGCCGCTGGAGCCGGGGTTCGAGCACGGGATCCTGGTGATGTCCGGGGACGCTGCCGTGGAGGGCACCCCGCTGACCCCCGGGTCGCTGCTCTACCTCGGTGACGGGCGGGACAGCGTCACCGTCGACGGCGGCGGGGCGGCCCGGGTGTTCCTGCTCGGCGGCGAGCCGTTCGAGGAGCCGCTGGTCATGTGGTGGAACTTCGTGGGCCGCTCGCACGAGGACATCGTCCGGGCGCGCGAGCAGTGGATGGCCGGGGAGCGGTTCGGCACGGTGGGCGGCTGCGAGGCGGCGCCGCTGCCGGCGCCGGAACTGCCGACGGTACGGCTCAAGGCCCGCGATCGGCACGGCCGGACCCGCTGA